From one Streptomyces sp. ICC1 genomic stretch:
- a CDS encoding DUF397 domain-containing protein, with protein sequence MGTQQEKDELYALDISGVEWEGPPGTSPDEERVEIARLPEGAVAMRSSLDRDTVLRYTAAEWEAFVLGARDGEFDLDRGPR encoded by the coding sequence ATGGGCACTCAGCAGGAGAAGGACGAGCTGTACGCGCTCGACATCAGCGGTGTCGAGTGGGAGGGCCCGCCCGGGACCAGTCCGGACGAGGAGCGGGTCGAGATCGCCCGGCTGCCCGAGGGGGCGGTGGCGATGCGGTCCTCGCTGGACCGGGACACCGTGCTGCGCTACACCGCGGCCGAGTGGGAGGCGTTCGTACTCGGAGCCAGGGACGGGGAGTTCGACCTCGACCGGGGCCCGCGCTAG